A region from the Acuticoccus sediminis genome encodes:
- a CDS encoding DUF3830 family protein, which yields MTKVKVEAGPFVFDAVLEEAKAPRTCAAIKAALPFESHFVHVRWSGEGVWVPLGERDFGVTYENHTSYPAPGQMILYPGGISETEILLAYGGVHFASKMGQLAGNHFLTITSQLEKLHELGTQCLWHGAQALKITLAEA from the coding sequence ATGACGAAGGTGAAGGTCGAGGCGGGTCCGTTCGTGTTCGACGCGGTTCTGGAGGAGGCGAAGGCCCCCCGGACGTGCGCGGCCATCAAGGCGGCGCTGCCGTTCGAGAGCCACTTCGTGCACGTGCGCTGGAGCGGCGAGGGAGTGTGGGTGCCGCTCGGCGAGCGGGACTTCGGCGTGACCTACGAGAACCACACGAGCTACCCGGCGCCCGGCCAGATGATCCTGTACCCGGGCGGAATCTCGGAGACGGAGATCCTCCTCGCGTACGGCGGCGTCCATTTTGCTTCAAAAATGGGACAATTGGCCGGCAACCATTTCCTTACGATCACTTCTCAGCTAGAGAAGCTCCACGAGCTCGGAACACAGTGCCTCTGGCACGGTGCACAAGCGTTGAAAATAACGCTCGCCGAGGCTTGA
- a CDS encoding cation:proton antiporter, with amino-acid sequence MEIPDLLIVALGVFLYGLFSQWGERGSLTGPMVFTAFGLVTGAAMLDVVRLSVQGGFMHGLAEITLVLVLFTDAARIDVSRLGAQHDVPLRLLGIGLPLTMVAGTAAAMVLFPDLGIWPAAILGVILSPTDAALGQAVVSNPVIPVRVRQALNVESGLNDGLAFPILLIVLSLAAEEEATRGVASWAFFVAAQIALGPLAGVVIGAVGSACVEWAVRRGDMNRVFVQISVLCLAVLAFGTAEVIGGNGFIAAFVAGMVVGTRSRTLLDAVEDFGETEGQLLNLVVFLIFGAVLLPTALGHLTAAHVLYAALSLTVIRMVPVAISLIGTRLVPVTVLFIGWFGPRGLASILYVLIISEGYPALPGLGDIVTVAYLTVLMSILAHGVSASPLARRYGRRIGAMEGADAEQVTVAPFPTRLRHRERRGDGEPIA; translated from the coding sequence TTGGAAATCCCCGACCTCCTGATCGTCGCCCTCGGGGTGTTCCTCTACGGCCTCTTCTCGCAATGGGGCGAGCGGGGGAGCCTGACGGGACCGATGGTGTTCACCGCCTTCGGCCTCGTCACCGGCGCGGCGATGCTCGACGTGGTGCGCCTCTCCGTCCAGGGCGGCTTCATGCACGGCCTGGCGGAGATCACGCTGGTCCTCGTCCTCTTCACGGACGCGGCGCGGATCGACGTCTCGCGCCTTGGCGCCCAGCACGACGTGCCGCTGCGGCTGCTGGGGATCGGCCTGCCGCTGACGATGGTGGCAGGCACCGCCGCCGCGATGGTGCTGTTTCCGGACCTCGGGATCTGGCCGGCGGCGATCCTCGGGGTGATCCTGTCACCGACGGATGCGGCGCTCGGGCAGGCGGTGGTCAGCAACCCCGTCATCCCCGTGCGCGTGCGCCAGGCGCTCAATGTCGAGAGCGGACTGAACGACGGGCTCGCCTTCCCGATCCTCCTCATCGTCCTGTCGCTCGCCGCCGAGGAGGAGGCGACGCGCGGTGTGGCCTCGTGGGCATTCTTCGTGGCCGCTCAGATCGCCCTCGGGCCGCTCGCGGGCGTGGTGATCGGCGCCGTCGGCTCGGCATGCGTGGAGTGGGCGGTGCGGCGCGGCGACATGAACCGCGTCTTCGTGCAGATCTCCGTGCTCTGTCTCGCGGTGCTCGCGTTCGGGACGGCCGAGGTGATCGGCGGCAACGGCTTCATCGCCGCGTTCGTCGCCGGCATGGTGGTCGGTACGCGCTCGCGCACGCTGCTCGACGCGGTGGAGGACTTCGGCGAGACGGAGGGTCAGCTCCTCAACCTCGTGGTCTTCCTCATTTTCGGCGCGGTCCTGCTGCCGACGGCGCTCGGCCATCTCACCGCCGCGCACGTCCTCTACGCCGCGCTGTCGCTGACCGTGATCCGGATGGTGCCGGTGGCGATCAGCCTCATCGGGACGAGGCTGGTGCCCGTCACGGTGCTCTTCATCGGGTGGTTCGGGCCGCGCGGCCTCGCGTCGATCCTCTATGTGCTGATCATCAGCGAGGGGTATCCGGCGCTGCCGGGACTGGGCGATATCGTCACGGTGGCCTACCTCACGGTGCTCATGAGCATCCTCGCCCACGGTGTCAGCGCCTCGCCGCTGGCGCGCCGGTACGGGCGGCGGATCGGCGCCATGGAGGGCGCGGACGCCGAACAGGTGACGGTCGCGCCGTTTCCGACGCGGCTGCGCCACCGGGAACGGCGGGGGGACGGCGAACCCATTGCATGA
- a CDS encoding DUF302 domain-containing protein, with protein sequence MKFQTIVLAGCLGIAALAPLTAPATADSVLGSPDGWYVVETDKDYATLLNDLKEAVKANKMAVVTEAGPTEVAAQRGATIPGNRVVGVFRNDYAVSIIELVPAAMIEAPIRIMVMEEPDGTATLAYATPTTVFAPYMADGGGELEELAASLDEIFADIVADASRDD encoded by the coding sequence ATGAAGTTCCAAACCATTGTATTGGCGGGATGTCTGGGTATCGCGGCGTTGGCGCCGCTGACGGCGCCGGCGACGGCGGACAGCGTGCTCGGCTCGCCCGACGGGTGGTACGTGGTCGAGACCGACAAGGACTACGCGACGCTTCTCAACGACCTCAAGGAGGCCGTGAAGGCCAACAAGATGGCGGTCGTCACGGAGGCGGGGCCGACGGAGGTGGCGGCCCAGCGGGGCGCGACGATCCCGGGCAACCGCGTCGTGGGCGTGTTCCGGAACGACTATGCGGTGTCGATCATCGAACTCGTGCCGGCGGCGATGATCGAGGCGCCGATCCGCATCATGGTGATGGAGGAGCCGGACGGAACGGCGACGCTCGCCTACGCCACCCCGACGACGGTGTTCGCGCCGTACATGGCCGACGGCGGCGGCGAGCTCGAGGAACTGGCCGCGAGCCTCGACGAAATCTTCGCCGACATCGTGGCCGACGCGTCGCGCGACGACTGA
- a CDS encoding vitamin B12-dependent ribonucleotide reductase, with protein sequence MRIDRRYTTDGKSPYDGIEFRTAVSEIRNPDGSTVFRLDNVMVPASWSQVATDIIAQKYFRKAGVPARLAPMTEDGVPEWLSRRVPDETALAGLANDEQTVGETDSRAVFDRLAGAWTYWGWKYKYFDTEGDARAFYDEIRYMLATQKVAPNSPQWFNTGLHWAYGIDGPSQGHFYVDPATETLVRSNSAYEHPQPHACFIQSVADDLVNEGGIMDLWVREARLFKYGSGTGSNFSSIRGEGEKLAGGGKSSGLMSFLKIGDRAAGAIKSGGTTRRAAKMCVVDVDHPDIEAYVEWKVNEEQKVAALVTGSKIVKKHLTAVMKACVNCEGSGDDCFAPEKNPALKREIRAAKAAMVPENYIRRVIQFARQGYTKIEFPTFDTDWDSEAYLTVSGQNSNNSVRVTDDFLHAVKSDRDWDLTWRTNGKVAKTLPARELWEKIGYAAWASADPGIQFHTTINDWHTCPAGGEIRASNPCSEYMFLDDTACNLASINLLQFKADDGAFDTELFEHAVKLWTMVLEISVTMAQFPSAEIAQRSYDYRTLGLGFANIGGLLMVSGIPYDSSKGRAICGAITAIMTGVAYATSAEMARDLGPFPKYAANQDAMLRVIRNHRRAAHGEVGGYEKLATRPVPLDKAACPDGALVERAEAAWDRALGLGQKYGYRNAQATVIAPTGTIGLVMDCDTTGIEPDFALVKFKKLAGGGYFKIINRAVPQALEVLGYNKEQRDEIVAYAVGHGTLSGAPHINPETLAERGFPAEAIAAVEDSLKSAFDIRFAFNKWTIGEKVLREVLGNDADIDDPSFDALAALGWSKKEIDAANIYVAGAMTLEGAPYLKDQHLPVFDCANPCGRLGKRYLSVESHIRMMAAAQPFISGAISKTINMPNDASVSDCMAAYELSWQLAIKANALYRDGSKLSQPLSAQLISDDEDEIEEILEAPVAVRATKVAEKLVERVIEREVITRKRESMPDRRKGYTQKAIIGGHKVYLRTGEFDDGRLGEIFIDMHKEGAAFRAMMNNFAIAISLGLQYGVPLEEFVDAFTFTRFEPAGFVQGNEAIKNATSILDYIFRELAISYLGRNDLAHVTPEDIGGATALGNGVAGDKPQQMVSRGLVRGQQFRLIRADAPEAKAVDVIAHALHRASHRGGAQAATALSPVESPASESERSPIDEIRAEVAALLGSEPAETAVAPARPAAPSSSEQAMIARLKGFEGDPCGECGNFTLVRNGTCLKCDTCGSTSGCS encoded by the coding sequence ATGCGGATTGATCGACGCTACACGACGGACGGAAAGTCCCCTTACGACGGTATCGAGTTCAGGACCGCGGTCTCGGAAATCCGCAATCCGGACGGCTCGACTGTCTTCCGCCTCGACAACGTGATGGTGCCCGCCTCCTGGTCCCAGGTGGCGACGGACATCATCGCGCAGAAATATTTCCGCAAGGCCGGCGTGCCCGCCAGGCTCGCCCCGATGACCGAGGACGGCGTGCCCGAGTGGCTGAGCCGCAGGGTGCCCGACGAGACCGCCCTCGCCGGCCTCGCGAACGACGAGCAGACCGTCGGCGAGACGGACTCGCGCGCGGTCTTCGACCGCCTCGCCGGTGCCTGGACCTACTGGGGCTGGAAGTACAAGTACTTCGACACCGAGGGCGACGCCCGCGCCTTCTACGACGAGATCCGCTACATGCTGGCCACCCAGAAGGTGGCGCCGAACTCGCCGCAGTGGTTCAACACGGGCCTGCACTGGGCCTACGGCATCGACGGCCCCTCGCAGGGCCACTTCTACGTCGACCCGGCGACCGAGACGCTGGTCCGTTCGAACTCGGCCTACGAGCACCCGCAGCCGCACGCCTGCTTCATCCAGTCCGTGGCCGACGACCTCGTCAACGAGGGCGGCATCATGGACCTTTGGGTGCGTGAGGCGCGGCTCTTCAAGTACGGCTCCGGCACGGGCTCGAACTTCTCCTCCATCCGCGGCGAGGGCGAGAAGCTGGCCGGCGGCGGCAAGTCCTCCGGCCTCATGAGCTTCCTCAAGATCGGCGACCGTGCGGCGGGGGCCATCAAGTCCGGCGGCACCACGCGCCGGGCGGCGAAGATGTGCGTCGTCGACGTCGACCACCCGGACATCGAGGCCTACGTCGAGTGGAAGGTGAACGAGGAGCAGAAGGTCGCCGCGCTCGTCACCGGGTCGAAGATCGTCAAGAAGCACCTGACCGCCGTCATGAAGGCGTGCGTCAACTGCGAGGGCTCCGGTGACGATTGCTTCGCGCCGGAGAAGAACCCGGCCCTGAAGCGCGAGATCCGCGCCGCCAAGGCCGCGATGGTGCCGGAGAACTACATCCGCCGCGTCATCCAGTTCGCCAGGCAGGGCTACACGAAGATCGAGTTCCCGACCTTCGACACCGACTGGGACTCGGAGGCCTACCTCACCGTTTCCGGCCAGAACTCCAACAACTCCGTGCGCGTCACGGACGACTTCCTGCACGCGGTGAAGTCGGACCGCGACTGGGACCTCACCTGGCGCACCAACGGCAAGGTCGCCAAGACGCTGCCGGCGCGCGAGTTGTGGGAGAAGATCGGCTACGCGGCGTGGGCCTCGGCCGACCCCGGCATCCAGTTCCACACGACCATCAACGACTGGCACACGTGCCCGGCCGGCGGTGAGATCCGTGCGTCGAACCCGTGCTCGGAGTACATGTTCCTCGACGACACGGCCTGCAATCTCGCCTCCATCAACCTGCTGCAGTTCAAGGCGGACGACGGCGCCTTCGACACCGAGCTCTTCGAGCACGCGGTGAAGCTGTGGACCATGGTGCTGGAAATCTCGGTGACGATGGCACAGTTCCCGTCCGCCGAGATCGCGCAGCGCTCCTACGACTACCGCACGCTGGGCCTGGGTTTTGCCAACATCGGCGGCCTGCTGATGGTGTCGGGCATTCCCTACGACTCCTCCAAGGGCCGCGCGATCTGCGGTGCCATCACCGCCATCATGACGGGCGTCGCCTACGCGACCTCGGCGGAGATGGCGCGCGACCTCGGGCCGTTCCCGAAGTACGCGGCGAACCAGGACGCGATGCTGCGCGTCATCCGCAACCATCGCCGCGCCGCGCACGGCGAGGTCGGCGGCTACGAGAAGCTCGCCACCCGCCCGGTGCCGCTCGACAAGGCCGCATGCCCGGACGGCGCCCTCGTGGAGCGCGCCGAGGCCGCCTGGGACCGCGCCCTCGGCCTCGGCCAGAAGTACGGCTACCGCAACGCCCAGGCGACCGTCATCGCGCCCACCGGCACGATCGGCCTCGTGATGGACTGCGACACCACCGGGATCGAGCCCGACTTCGCGCTGGTGAAGTTCAAGAAGCTCGCCGGCGGCGGCTACTTCAAGATCATCAACCGCGCCGTGCCGCAGGCGCTCGAGGTGCTCGGCTACAACAAGGAGCAGCGTGACGAGATCGTCGCCTATGCGGTCGGCCACGGCACGCTTTCCGGCGCCCCGCACATCAACCCGGAGACGCTCGCCGAGCGCGGCTTCCCGGCCGAGGCGATCGCGGCCGTCGAGGACTCGCTGAAGTCCGCCTTCGACATCCGATTCGCCTTCAACAAGTGGACCATCGGCGAGAAGGTCCTGCGCGAGGTGCTCGGCAACGACGCCGACATCGACGACCCGTCCTTCGACGCGCTGGCCGCCCTCGGCTGGTCGAAGAAGGAGATCGACGCGGCGAACATCTACGTCGCCGGCGCGATGACGCTGGAAGGCGCGCCGTACCTCAAGGACCAGCACCTGCCGGTGTTCGACTGCGCCAACCCCTGCGGCCGTCTCGGCAAGCGCTACCTGTCGGTGGAGAGCCACATCCGCATGATGGCGGCCGCCCAGCCGTTCATCTCGGGCGCCATCTCCAAGACGATCAACATGCCGAACGACGCCTCGGTGTCGGACTGCATGGCGGCGTACGAGCTGTCCTGGCAACTCGCCATCAAGGCGAACGCTCTCTACCGTGACGGCTCGAAGCTCTCCCAGCCGCTGTCCGCGCAGCTCATCTCGGACGACGAGGACGAGATCGAGGAGATCCTCGAGGCGCCGGTCGCGGTCCGCGCCACGAAGGTCGCCGAGAAGCTGGTGGAGCGCGTCATCGAGCGCGAGGTGATCACCCGCAAGCGCGAGTCGATGCCCGACCGACGCAAGGGCTACACCCAGAAGGCCATCATCGGCGGCCACAAGGTGTACCTGCGCACCGGCGAGTTCGACGACGGGCGCCTCGGCGAGATCTTCATCGACATGCACAAGGAAGGCGCCGCCTTCCGTGCGATGATGAACAACTTCGCCATCGCCATCTCGCTCGGCCTCCAGTACGGCGTGCCGCTCGAGGAGTTCGTCGACGCCTTCACCTTCACCCGGTTCGAGCCCGCGGGCTTCGTCCAGGGCAACGAGGCGATCAAGAACGCCACCTCGATCCTCGACTACATCTTCCGCGAGCTGGCCATCTCCTACCTCGGCCGCAATGACCTGGCGCACGTCACGCCCGAGGACATCGGCGGTGCGACCGCCCTCGGCAACGGCGTCGCGGGCGACAAGCCGCAGCAGATGGTGAGCCGCGGCCTGGTGCGCGGTCAGCAGTTCCGCCTCATCCGCGCCGACGCGCCGGAGGCGAAGGCGGTGGACGTGATCGCCCACGCCCTGCACCGCGCCTCGCACCGTGGCGGCGCGCAGGCGGCGACGGCCCTGTCCCCGGTGGAGAGCCCCGCCTCCGAGAGCGAGCGCTCGCCCATCGACGAGATCCGCGCCGAGGTGGCCGCGCTTCTCGGTTCGGAGCCTGCCGAGACGGCCGTCGCCCCGGCCAGGCCGGCGGCCCCGTCCAGCAGCGAGCAGGCGATGATCGCCCGCCTCAAGGGCTTCGAGGGCGATCCGTGCGGCGAGTGCGGGAACTTCACCCTGGTGCGCAACGGCACCTGCCTGAAGTGCGACACCTGCGGCTCCACCTCGGGCTGCAGCTGA
- a CDS encoding 2'-5' RNA ligase family protein, translating to METDRAPIIVTLQFDEPAATFFETQRRTYFPAAINRVPAHLTLFHALPGAEEDPVMRAIGTVAARPRFPVAVEGLLSLGRGVAYRLSSAPLVALRSDLAKRFDPWLTRQDREAFRPHVTVQNKVTPETARATRAELERTFTPFTATAEGLQLWHYRGGPWAPLAAVAFGRR from the coding sequence ATGGAAACCGATAGGGCGCCGATCATCGTCACCCTGCAGTTCGACGAGCCCGCCGCCACCTTCTTCGAGACGCAGCGCCGCACGTACTTTCCCGCCGCGATCAACCGCGTCCCGGCGCACCTCACCCTGTTCCACGCCCTCCCCGGCGCCGAGGAGGACCCGGTGATGCGCGCCATCGGCACGGTCGCGGCGCGTCCCCGCTTCCCCGTCGCGGTCGAAGGGCTCCTGTCGCTCGGGCGCGGCGTCGCCTACCGCCTCTCCTCCGCGCCGCTCGTCGCGCTCCGGAGCGATCTCGCGAAGCGCTTCGACCCGTGGCTGACCCGGCAGGACCGCGAGGCCTTCCGCCCCCATGTCACGGTGCAGAACAAGGTGACCCCCGAGACGGCCCGCGCGACGCGTGCCGAGCTGGAACGCACCTTCACGCCCTTCACGGCGACCGCAGAGGGTCTGCAGCTCTGGCACTATCGCGGCGGTCCGTGGGCGCCGCTCGCCGCCGTCGCCTTCGGGCGGCGCTGA
- the aspS gene encoding aspartate--tRNA ligase, translating to MHRYRSHTCADLRAGDAGSNVRLSGWVHRVRDHGGIIFIDLRDHYGITQVVIDPDSSAFKTGETVRAEWVIKIDGEVKQRAADLVNAKLPTGEVEVFARDIEVLSTAPELPLPIFGEPDYPEEIRLKYRFLDLRRETIHNDIVKRSRIISSIRRRMVEQGFTEFQTPILTASSPEGARDFLVPSRLHPGKFYALPQAPQQFKQLCMIAGFDRYFQIAPCFRDEDARADRSPGEFYQLDVEMSFVEQEDVFQAVEPVLRGLFEEFAEGKPVTPTFPRIKYKDSMAKYGSDKPDLRNPIEMADVTEHFDGSGFKVFAGMIASDPKVRVWAIPAPGGGSRSFCDRMNSWAQSEGQKGLGYIFWRIPEGGGETEAAGPIAKNIGPERTESMRKQLGLKEGDAVFFVAGKPDQFVQFAGQARLKVGRDLQELSGGTFMNEDQFAFCWIVDFPMFEWDEDNKKVDFSHNPFSMPQGGLEALETKDPLTIDAFQYDIVCNGIELSSGAIRNHKPEIMKKAFAIAGYDEQVLHDKFGGMLSALQYGAPPHGGIAPGIDRIVMLLCGRENLRDVTLFPMNQRAEDLMMGAPSEVTPAQLRELHIRLNLPN from the coding sequence ATGCACCGCTATCGCTCCCACACGTGCGCCGACCTTCGCGCCGGTGATGCCGGCTCGAATGTGCGCCTGTCCGGTTGGGTGCACCGTGTGCGCGACCACGGCGGCATCATCTTCATCGACCTGCGCGACCACTACGGCATCACCCAGGTGGTGATCGACCCGGATTCGTCCGCCTTCAAGACCGGCGAGACCGTTCGCGCCGAGTGGGTGATCAAGATCGACGGCGAGGTGAAGCAGCGCGCCGCCGACCTCGTGAACGCGAAGCTGCCGACCGGCGAGGTCGAGGTGTTCGCGCGCGACATCGAGGTTCTCTCGACCGCGCCCGAGCTGCCGCTGCCGATCTTCGGCGAGCCGGACTATCCGGAGGAGATCCGCCTCAAGTACCGCTTCCTGGACCTGCGCCGCGAGACGATCCACAACGATATCGTGAAGCGTTCCAGGATCATCTCGTCGATCCGCCGGCGGATGGTGGAGCAGGGCTTCACCGAGTTCCAGACGCCGATCCTGACGGCTTCCTCGCCGGAAGGGGCGCGCGACTTTCTCGTGCCGTCGCGCCTGCACCCGGGCAAGTTCTACGCGCTGCCGCAGGCACCGCAGCAGTTCAAGCAGCTCTGCATGATCGCCGGCTTCGACCGGTACTTCCAGATCGCGCCGTGCTTCCGTGACGAGGACGCGCGCGCCGACCGCTCGCCGGGCGAGTTCTACCAGCTCGACGTGGAGATGAGCTTCGTCGAGCAGGAGGACGTGTTCCAGGCGGTGGAGCCGGTGCTGCGCGGCCTGTTCGAGGAGTTCGCCGAGGGCAAGCCGGTCACGCCGACCTTCCCGCGCATCAAGTACAAGGACTCGATGGCGAAGTACGGCTCGGACAAGCCGGACCTCCGCAACCCGATCGAGATGGCCGACGTCACCGAGCACTTCGACGGCTCGGGCTTCAAGGTCTTCGCCGGCATGATCGCGTCGGACCCGAAGGTGCGGGTGTGGGCGATCCCCGCGCCGGGTGGCGGCTCGCGCTCCTTCTGCGACCGGATGAACTCCTGGGCGCAGTCGGAGGGGCAGAAGGGCCTCGGCTACATCTTCTGGCGTATCCCCGAGGGCGGCGGCGAGACGGAGGCCGCCGGCCCCATCGCGAAGAACATCGGGCCGGAGCGCACCGAGTCGATGCGCAAGCAGCTCGGCCTGAAGGAAGGCGACGCGGTGTTCTTCGTCGCCGGCAAGCCGGACCAGTTCGTCCAGTTCGCCGGTCAGGCGCGCCTCAAGGTCGGCCGCGACCTGCAGGAGCTCTCGGGCGGCACGTTCATGAACGAGGACCAGTTCGCGTTCTGCTGGATCGTCGACTTCCCGATGTTCGAGTGGGACGAGGACAACAAGAAGGTCGACTTCTCCCACAACCCGTTCTCGATGCCGCAGGGCGGCCTCGAGGCGCTGGAGACCAAGGACCCGCTCACGATCGACGCGTTCCAGTACGACATCGTGTGCAACGGCATCGAGCTGTCGTCGGGTGCGATCCGGAACCACAAGCCGGAGATCATGAAGAAGGCGTTCGCCATCGCCGGCTACGACGAGCAGGTGCTGCACGACAAGTTCGGCGGCATGCTCTCGGCGCTGCAGTACGGCGCGCCTCCGCACGGCGGCATCGCGCCGGGCATCGACCGCATCGTCATGCTGCTGTGCGGCCGTGAGAACCTGCGCGACGTGACGCTGTTCCCGATGAACCAGCGGGCCGAGGACCTGATGATGGGCGCCCCGTCCGAGGTGACGCCGGCGCAGCTCCGCGAGCTGCACATCCGCCTCAACCTGCCGAACTGA
- a CDS encoding glutathione S-transferase N-terminal domain-containing protein has translation MTKPIDLYYWPTPNGYKVSIYLEEVGAPYNTIYVNIGAGDQFKPDFLAISPNNRMPAIVDHDGPGGKEISVFESGAILLYLGRKFGQFYPTDDERKRVEVEEWLMWQMGGFGPMLGQNHHFNVYAPEDLPYAKKRYTDETHRLYGVLNKRLQGREFIAGDYSIADMACVGWANGWERQQMDIEEFPNVKRWLAAVKARPAVQRGMALGQEARANWNLASDKNAQSVLFGQRAQ, from the coding sequence ATGACCAAACCCATCGATCTATACTACTGGCCGACCCCGAACGGCTACAAAGTCTCGATCTACCTCGAAGAGGTCGGCGCCCCCTACAACACCATCTACGTCAACATCGGCGCCGGCGACCAGTTCAAGCCGGACTTCCTCGCCATCTCGCCGAACAACCGGATGCCCGCGATCGTCGACCACGACGGCCCCGGCGGCAAGGAGATCTCGGTCTTCGAGTCCGGTGCGATCCTTCTCTACCTTGGGCGCAAGTTCGGCCAGTTCTATCCCACCGACGACGAGCGCAAGCGCGTCGAGGTCGAGGAGTGGCTCATGTGGCAGATGGGCGGGTTCGGCCCGATGCTCGGCCAGAACCACCACTTCAACGTCTACGCCCCCGAAGACCTGCCCTACGCCAAGAAGCGCTATACGGACGAGACGCACCGCCTCTACGGCGTGCTCAACAAGCGTCTCCAGGGCCGCGAGTTCATCGCCGGCGACTACTCCATCGCCGACATGGCCTGCGTCGGCTGGGCCAACGGCTGGGAGCGCCAGCAGATGGACATCGAGGAGTTCCCGAACGTGAAGCGCTGGCTCGCCGCCGTGAAGGCCCGCCCGGCCGTGCAGCGAGGGATGGCACTCGGCCAGGAGGCCCGCGCCAACTGGAATCTCGCCAGCGACAAGAACGCCCAGTCGGTCCTGTTCGGCCAGCGCGCACAGTAG
- a CDS encoding NAD(P)-dependent oxidoreductase has protein sequence MPRLRVALSGDFRNPDGSPTFPDFDLTPLLTDPGIEMVWVEPVDGVMPAAALEGCHGLILLAPRFLARSIPSSGSLMAVARFGVGYDNVDVSACTEAGIAVVITPSGVRRPVAVSVITFMLALTQKLLIKDRLARGGPEGWAARVDHMGTGLVGKTLGQLGLGNIGAEVFRLAAPFDMRFIAHDPYADPEEASRLGVELVGLEDVFRRSDVLSVSIPLSEATRHLVNAERLALMKPGAFLINTARGPIVDQRALYEALEGGVIAGAGLDVFEIEPAPADEPLFRLDNVITAPHALCWTDECFAGNGAADVAAMKALAAGKAPEGVVNRPVLDSPSFRERLAAFAGGARP, from the coding sequence ATGCCCCGGCTGCGGGTCGCGCTGTCCGGCGACTTCCGCAATCCGGACGGCTCGCCGACCTTCCCCGACTTCGACCTGACCCCGCTGCTGACCGACCCCGGCATCGAGATGGTCTGGGTCGAGCCGGTGGACGGGGTGATGCCAGCGGCGGCGCTCGAGGGCTGCCACGGGCTGATCCTCCTCGCGCCGCGCTTCCTGGCGCGGTCGATCCCATCGTCCGGTTCGCTGATGGCGGTCGCCCGGTTCGGCGTCGGCTACGACAACGTGGACGTCTCGGCCTGCACCGAGGCGGGGATCGCCGTCGTCATCACGCCGTCAGGAGTGCGGCGGCCGGTGGCGGTGTCGGTGATCACCTTCATGCTGGCGCTCACTCAGAAGCTTCTCATCAAGGATCGCCTTGCGCGGGGCGGGCCCGAGGGCTGGGCCGCGCGGGTCGACCATATGGGGACGGGCCTCGTGGGCAAGACGCTGGGCCAGCTCGGGCTCGGCAACATCGGCGCGGAGGTATTCCGCCTCGCGGCCCCGTTCGACATGAGGTTCATTGCCCACGACCCCTATGCGGATCCCGAGGAGGCCAGTCGACTGGGCGTCGAGCTGGTCGGCCTGGAGGACGTCTTCCGCCGGTCCGACGTCCTTTCCGTCTCGATCCCGCTGTCGGAGGCGACGCGGCATCTCGTCAACGCCGAGCGGTTGGCGCTGATGAAACCGGGCGCGTTCCTGATCAACACCGCCCGTGGCCCGATCGTCGACCAGCGCGCGCTTTACGAGGCGCTGGAGGGCGGGGTCATCGCAGGCGCGGGCCTCGACGTCTTCGAGATCGAGCCGGCGCCGGCGGACGAGCCGCTGTTCCGGCTGGACAACGTGATCACGGCCCCCCACGCGCTCTGCTGGACGGACGAGTGCTTCGCCGGGAACGGTGCGGCCGACGTCGCGGCGATGAAGGCGCTCGCCGCCGGGAAGGCGCCTGAGGGCGTGGTCAACCGGCCGGTGCTCGACAGTCCGTCATTCCGCGAGCGCCTCGCCGCCTTCGCCGGGGGCGCCCGGCCCTGA
- a CDS encoding MaoC family dehydratase yields MAGVYFDELTVGQVFHHPLKRTITEADNVFFTALTHNPALLHLDEEYCRTETEFGQRIVNSCFTLGLMVGISVGDTTLGTAVANLGWDEVRFPKPLFHGDTIRVETEVIELRESKSRPNQGIVTFLHRAYNQKGELVASCKRSGLQLKRPQG; encoded by the coding sequence ATGGCTGGCGTCTATTTCGATGAGCTCACCGTGGGGCAGGTGTTCCACCACCCGCTGAAGCGCACCATCACGGAGGCGGACAACGTCTTCTTCACCGCGCTGACGCACAATCCGGCGCTGCTGCATCTGGACGAGGAATACTGCCGGACGGAGACCGAGTTCGGACAGCGCATCGTCAATTCGTGCTTCACGCTGGGGCTGATGGTGGGGATCTCGGTGGGCGACACGACCCTCGGCACCGCTGTCGCCAACCTCGGCTGGGACGAGGTGCGTTTCCCCAAGCCGCTGTTCCATGGCGACACGATCCGCGTGGAGACGGAGGTCATCGAGCTGCGGGAGAGCAAGTCGCGTCCGAACCAGGGCATCGTGACGTTCCTGCACCGGGCGTACAACCAGAAGGGCGAGCTTGTCGCCTCCTGCAAGCGCTCCGGTCTTCAGCTGAAGCGCCCGCAGGGCTGA